In Marinicella rhabdoformis, one genomic interval encodes:
- the rpsK gene encoding 30S ribosomal protein S11, producing the protein MARPQKTKKKIKRTVVDGIAHVHASFNNTIITITDRQGNGLSWATAGGSGFRGSRKSTPFAAQVAADRAGQVAKDYGMKNVEVRIKGPGPGRESSVRALNALGFRVTNIIDITPIPHNGCRPPKKRRV; encoded by the coding sequence ATGGCAAGACCACAAAAAACAAAAAAGAAAATCAAAAGAACTGTTGTTGACGGAATCGCGCACGTACACGCGTCTTTCAACAATACCATCATCACGATCACTGACAGACAAGGTAATGGTTTGTCGTGGGCAACGGCTGGTGGGTCTGGGTTTAGAGGTTCAAGAAAGAGTACTCCTTTTGCTGCACAGGTTGCAGCTGATCGCGCTGGCCAAGTAGCCAAAGATTATGGGATGAAAAATGTTGAAGTTCGTATTAAAGGTCCAGGTCCAGGAAGAGAATCTTCTGTCAGAGCATTGAATGCCCTCGGATTTAGGGTGACTAATATCATTGATATTACCCCAATTCCTCACAATGGTTGTCGTCCACCTAAAAAACGTAGGGTGTAA
- the rpsM gene encoding 30S ribosomal protein S13: protein MARIAGVNIPVHKHAWIGLTSIYGVGRTRAYAICDSAGVDPSHKVGQLDEADLDKLRSEVAKFTVEGDLRREVAMDIKRLMDLGCYRGLRHRRGLPVRGQKTKNNARTRKGPKKPIKR from the coding sequence ATGGCTCGTATTGCGGGTGTAAATATACCAGTGCATAAACATGCGTGGATTGGTTTGACCAGCATCTATGGTGTTGGAAGAACTCGTGCGTATGCAATATGCGACAGTGCCGGCGTTGATCCGTCACACAAAGTTGGTCAATTAGATGAGGCTGACTTAGATAAATTGCGTTCAGAAGTGGCAAAATTCACTGTTGAAGGTGACTTACGTAGAGAAGTAGCTATGGACATCAAACGTTTGATGGACTTAGGTTGTTATCGTGGTTTGCGTCACAGAAGAGGCTTGCCTGTTCGTGGTCAAAAAACCAAGAACAACGCAAGAACGCGTAAAGGTCCTAAAAAACCAATTAAACGTTAA
- the secY gene encoding preprotein translocase subunit SecY — protein sequence MSTRQEQVEKLLGNKKGFGELKSRILFVIGALIVYRMGTFLPVPGVNPKVLADLLQQNSGGILDMFNMFSGGALGRYSIFALGVMPYITASIIMQILGHTVPTLREMKKEGETGKRKITQYTRYFTIVLAAFQSYGISFSLMQLGAVGNVPVVPMPGFGFLFTATVSLTGGTMFLMWLGEQITERGIGNGISLLIFAGIVVGLPGAVYSVFTSIAEGQMNALVGLLLLVISLGVTAFIVFVERGQRRITMQFARRGGRQATQAQTSYLPLKVNMSGVIPVIFASSLVLLPSSIASFAGQNEGFGWLQDLAAQLSPGNTLYMVLFGTLIVFFAYFYTALTFNSDETADNLKKQSAVIPGIRPGKQTSAYLDGVLNRVTFWGSLYLLGVSLMPDLIRGFVSVPFALGGTSLLIVVVVAMDFMAQLQNHLVSQQYDSVMKKSNIKNYRRSSKIRR from the coding sequence ATGTCAACAAGACAAGAGCAAGTAGAAAAATTACTCGGTAACAAGAAAGGCTTTGGTGAACTTAAAAGTCGAATATTGTTTGTTATAGGTGCTTTGATTGTCTATAGAATGGGTACTTTTCTACCTGTTCCTGGCGTCAATCCAAAAGTATTGGCTGACTTGTTGCAACAAAACTCAGGCGGTATCTTAGACATGTTTAACATGTTCTCAGGTGGCGCCTTGGGTCGTTATTCCATCTTTGCCTTGGGTGTCATGCCCTACATCACCGCTTCTATTATCATGCAAATTTTGGGCCATACGGTACCGACATTGCGTGAAATGAAGAAAGAAGGTGAGACAGGTAAACGTAAAATCACACAATATACTCGATACTTTACTATTGTTTTAGCGGCTTTCCAGTCATATGGAATCTCTTTCTCGCTGATGCAATTAGGTGCTGTAGGTAATGTGCCTGTAGTTCCTATGCCTGGTTTTGGCTTTTTGTTTACAGCTACAGTGTCTTTGACCGGTGGTACCATGTTCTTGATGTGGTTGGGTGAACAAATCACTGAACGAGGCATCGGTAACGGTATATCACTTTTGATTTTTGCAGGTATTGTTGTTGGTTTACCAGGTGCTGTGTATTCAGTATTTACTTCTATTGCAGAAGGACAAATGAATGCATTGGTTGGTTTGCTGCTGTTGGTCATTTCTTTGGGTGTTACCGCATTTATTGTGTTCGTTGAACGCGGTCAAAGAAGAATAACCATGCAGTTTGCAAGACGTGGTGGAAGACAAGCAACCCAAGCGCAAACTTCATACTTACCATTGAAAGTGAATATGTCTGGTGTGATACCAGTGATCTTTGCTTCATCATTGGTGTTATTGCCCAGTTCTATTGCCAGCTTTGCAGGTCAAAATGAAGGTTTTGGTTGGTTGCAAGATTTAGCAGCTCAACTGTCACCAGGCAATACCTTATATATGGTGTTGTTTGGAACTTTGATTGTATTCTTTGCGTATTTTTATACGGCTTTGACATTCAATTCGGATGAAACGGCTGACAATTTGAAAAAACAAAGTGCTGTTATTCCAGGTATCAGGCCAGGTAAACAAACTTCTGCCTATTTAGATGGTGTATTGAATCGCGTCACATTTTGGGGTTCTTTATACTTGTTGGGTGTCAGTTTGATGCCTGACCTGATCAGAGGATTTGTATCTGTACCTTTTGCTTTGGGCGGTACATCGCTGTTGATTGTTGTGGTAGTTGCTATGGATTTCATGGCTCAACTACAAAATCATTTGGTATCACAACAGTACGATTCGGTCATGAAAAAATCGAATATTAAGAATTACAGACGATCATCTAAGATTCGTCGATAA
- the rplO gene encoding 50S ribosomal protein L15, with the protein MKLNTIKPAEGATKARKRVGRGIGSGLGKTCGRGHKGQKSRSGGFHKVGFEGGQLPIHKRLPKFGFTSRMAETRAEICLYQFGSMDASDIDVNYLIENGYVKRGVTKVKVINTGNIEKAVNLKGLVVTKGAQEAIEKAGGKVE; encoded by the coding sequence ATGAAATTAAATACGATTAAACCAGCTGAAGGCGCCACTAAAGCACGTAAACGTGTTGGTCGTGGTATCGGTTCTGGCTTGGGTAAAACCTGTGGTCGTGGTCACAAAGGTCAAAAATCACGTTCAGGCGGCTTTCATAAAGTTGGTTTTGAGGGTGGACAATTGCCGATCCACAAAAGATTGCCTAAATTCGGTTTCACTTCAAGAATGGCTGAAACCCGTGCTGAAATCTGTTTGTACCAATTTGGTTCTATGGATGCCAGTGACATCGACGTTAACTACTTAATCGAAAATGGTTATGTTAAGCGTGGTGTTACTAAAGTCAAAGTGATCAATACAGGTAACATTGAAAAAGCGGTTAACTTGAAAGGTTTGGTTGTCACCAAAGGTGCCCAAGAAGCCATCGAGAAAGCAGGCGGGAAAGTAGAATAA
- the rpmD gene encoding 50S ribosomal protein L30, translated as MAKSQKVGQVKVTQIKSTNKSLANHKACVRGLGIRKMHQSRIVDATPENMGMINKAIHLLKVEEVK; from the coding sequence ATGGCTAAATCACAAAAAGTTGGTCAAGTAAAAGTGACACAAATCAAAAGTACCAACAAATCTTTGGCTAACCACAAAGCCTGTGTCAGAGGCCTGGGAATCAGAAAAATGCATCAATCACGTATTGTAGATGCAACTCCTGAGAACATGGGTATGATTAACAAAGCGATTCATCTACTAAAAGTAGAAGAAGTCAAATAA
- the rpsE gene encoding 30S ribosomal protein S5, protein MSDKEQGDNLLERLVAVNRVAKVVKGGRQFGFAALTVVGDGSGKIGFGYGKAKEVPVAIQKAMDQARRNIVQVDLKGSTLWHATKAKHSGSRVYMQPASEGTGVIAGGAMRAVFDVVGVENVLAKSQGSNNPINLVRATIKGLQNMTSPDSIAAKRGKTVEEVMENHG, encoded by the coding sequence ATGTCAGACAAAGAGCAAGGTGATAACCTGTTAGAACGTTTGGTTGCGGTTAACCGTGTTGCTAAAGTAGTTAAAGGTGGTAGACAATTTGGTTTTGCTGCTTTGACTGTTGTTGGTGACGGCAGTGGTAAAATTGGATTTGGTTACGGCAAAGCGAAAGAAGTGCCAGTGGCGATTCAAAAAGCCATGGACCAAGCCAGACGTAACATTGTACAGGTGGACTTAAAAGGCAGCACATTGTGGCATGCCACTAAAGCCAAGCACTCAGGTTCACGTGTTTACATGCAACCTGCATCTGAAGGTACTGGTGTAATTGCCGGTGGTGCGATGCGTGCTGTATTTGATGTGGTAGGTGTAGAGAACGTTTTGGCTAAGTCTCAAGGTTCTAACAACCCAATCAACTTAGTAAGAGCAACCATCAAAGGTCTGCAAAACATGACTTCGCCTGACAGCATTGCTGCCAAGCGTGGTAAAACTGTTGAGGAGGTAATGGAAAATCATGGCTAA
- the rplR gene encoding 50S ribosomal protein L18 has translation MHKKNETRIKRATKTRKKLRELAVPALSIHKTGQHLYAQIFSGDGTTTLVSASTLDKGLVEDGASRTNQDAAKAVGAAIAKKAQEAGIEAVGFDRSGYVYHGKVKALAEAAREAGLKF, from the coding sequence ATGCACAAGAAAAATGAAACAAGAATTAAAAGAGCAACCAAAACCAGAAAAAAACTGCGTGAATTGGCTGTACCTGCTTTGTCTATTCACAAAACAGGTCAACATTTATACGCACAAATTTTCTCTGGTGACGGCACAACCACATTGGTTTCAGCGTCAACCTTAGACAAAGGTTTAGTTGAAGATGGTGCTTCTCGCACCAACCAAGATGCAGCGAAAGCTGTTGGTGCTGCCATTGCTAAGAAAGCACAAGAGGCTGGCATTGAAGCAGTAGGTTTCGATAGATCAGGTTATGTTTACCACGGTAAAGTGAAAGCCTTGGCTGAAGCTGCTCGTGAAGCTGGGTTGAAATTCTGA
- the rplF gene encoding 50S ribosomal protein L6, protein MSRIAKQPITLAANINIDVQGHSVKVKGPKGEMTLELHPTVNVDHKDNELNINPVNETSWAMAGTMRALLANVVEGVTNGFNKKLQLVGVGYRVAMKGKDLDLNLGFSHPVVYSAPDGITFETPSNTEIVVNGIDKQQVGQVAAEIRAIRPPEPYKGKGVKYADERLYRKEAKKA, encoded by the coding sequence ATGTCAAGAATTGCAAAACAACCGATCACATTGGCCGCTAACATCAATATTGATGTTCAAGGTCATTCAGTAAAAGTCAAAGGTCCTAAGGGCGAAATGACTTTAGAATTACACCCAACTGTAAATGTTGATCATAAAGACAACGAATTGAACATCAACCCAGTGAATGAAACATCTTGGGCTATGGCAGGTACTATGCGTGCATTGTTAGCCAATGTTGTTGAAGGCGTGACGAACGGTTTCAATAAAAAGCTGCAATTGGTAGGTGTTGGTTATCGTGTGGCCATGAAAGGTAAAGATTTAGACTTGAACTTGGGTTTTTCACACCCAGTTGTTTACTCTGCACCAGATGGCATCACGTTTGAAACGCCATCGAACACTGAGATTGTTGTTAACGGTATTGATAAACAACAAGTTGGTCAAGTCGCTGCAGAGATTAGAGCCATCAGACCACCTGAGCCATACAAAGGTAAAGGTGTTAAATATGCTGATGAAAGATTGTATAGAAAAGAGGCCAAGAAAGCGTAA
- the rpsH gene encoding 30S ribosomal protein S8 — MSISDPISDMICSIKNAQAVSKESTATPASKVKKGILAVLQQEGYIRSYEMIEKEGHPFIKINIKYYRNQPVIEMIKRVSKPGLRQYRGKDDLPRVDAGFGTAIVSTSKGIMTDKAARVAQVGGEVLCVIK, encoded by the coding sequence ATGAGTATTAGTGATCCAATTTCTGATATGATTTGTAGCATCAAAAATGCACAAGCAGTCAGTAAAGAAAGTACTGCCACGCCCGCTTCAAAAGTTAAAAAAGGTATTTTGGCAGTTTTGCAACAAGAAGGTTACATCCGATCTTACGAAATGATTGAGAAGGAAGGACATCCTTTCATTAAAATCAATATCAAATATTACAGAAATCAACCTGTAATTGAAATGATAAAAAGAGTAAGTAAACCAGGTTTAAGACAATATCGCGGCAAAGATGATTTGCCACGTGTTGACGCTGGTTTCGGTACAGCCATTGTATCAACATCAAAAGGCATCATGACCGACAAAGCAGCACGTGTTGCTCAAGTTGGTGGTGAAGTACTTTGTGTAATTAAGTAA
- the rpsN gene encoding 30S ribosomal protein S14, translated as MAKESMVQRDLKRKRIVAKYAEKRAALKKIIADPNTSFEDMMAAQEGLQKLPRNASPSRVRKRCQISGRPRGYYNKFGLSKTQFREAAMRGDIPGLKKASW; from the coding sequence ATGGCTAAAGAATCAATGGTCCAACGTGACCTGAAAAGAAAAAGAATCGTAGCAAAGTACGCAGAGAAACGAGCCGCATTGAAAAAAATTATTGCCGATCCAAATACGTCTTTTGAAGACATGATGGCAGCGCAAGAAGGCTTACAGAAATTACCACGCAACGCCTCTCCTTCGAGAGTCCGTAAGCGTTGTCAAATTTCAGGTAGACCACGTGGTTATTACAATAAATTTGGTTTGAGCAAAACCCAATTTCGTGAAGCTGCAATGCGCGGTGACATTCCTGGCTTGAAAAAAGCCAGTTGGTAA
- the rplE gene encoding 50S ribosomal protein L5: MARLEKYYKDEVVPKLLESGKFANVMEVPKITKITVNMGVGEAVGNKKVLDHATGDMAKITGQRPIITHAKKSVAGFKIRDGWPIGCKVTLRRHKMYEFLDRLVSVSLPRVRDFRGLNPKSFDGRGNYSMGVKEQIIFPEIEYDKIDTLRGMDITITTNARNDEEARMLLDEFDFPFKGR; this comes from the coding sequence ATGGCCAGATTAGAAAAATATTATAAAGATGAAGTAGTACCAAAACTGCTTGAATCCGGCAAGTTCGCCAATGTAATGGAAGTGCCTAAAATCACTAAAATTACTGTGAACATGGGCGTCGGTGAAGCTGTTGGTAACAAAAAAGTTCTTGACCATGCCACAGGTGACATGGCTAAGATAACAGGGCAACGACCCATCATCACTCATGCGAAGAAATCAGTAGCTGGTTTCAAAATTCGTGACGGGTGGCCGATCGGTTGTAAAGTGACATTGCGCAGACACAAAATGTATGAGTTTTTGGACCGTTTAGTAAGCGTTTCATTACCTCGAGTACGTGACTTCCGTGGTTTGAATCCAAAATCATTCGACGGTCGCGGTAACTACTCAATGGGTGTTAAAGAGCAGATCATCTTCCCAGAAATCGAATACGATAAAATTGATACATTGCGCGGTATGGATATCACCATTACCACCAATGCTCGTAACGATGAGGAAGCGCGTATGTTGCTTGATGAGTTTGATTTTCCATTCAAAGGTAGGTAA
- the rplX gene encoding 50S ribosomal protein L24, whose amino-acid sequence MNRLRTGDEVIVIAGRSKGQKGKLLKILSDGRLLVDNVNLVKKHVKPNPQIDEKGGIKTKEAPIQPSNVMLYNPASDKGERVGFKVLENGRKVRVFKSNGEQVDA is encoded by the coding sequence ATGAACAGATTAAGAACAGGTGATGAAGTCATCGTTATAGCCGGTCGCAGTAAAGGTCAAAAAGGTAAATTGTTGAAAATTTTATCTGACGGCCGTTTGTTGGTTGATAACGTGAACTTGGTCAAAAAGCACGTTAAACCTAACCCGCAAATTGACGAAAAAGGTGGTATCAAAACTAAAGAAGCGCCAATTCAGCCTTCTAACGTTATGTTATACAACCCAGCCTCAGACAAGGGCGAGCGAGTTGGATTTAAAGTCTTAGAGAACGGCCGTAAGGTTCGTGTATTTAAGTCTAACGGTGAACAAGTAGACGCTTAA
- the rplN gene encoding 50S ribosomal protein L14, which translates to MIQMQSRLSAADNSGAKEVQCIKVLGGSKRRYAGIGDVIKVSVKQAIPRGKVKKGEVYNAVIVRTRKGVRRGDGSLIRFDGNAVVMLNAKLEPIGTRIFGPVTRELRSGNFMKIISLAPEVL; encoded by the coding sequence ATGATACAAATGCAATCAAGATTATCAGCTGCTGACAATTCAGGCGCAAAAGAAGTCCAGTGTATTAAGGTACTGGGTGGTTCTAAGCGTCGTTACGCTGGTATCGGAGACGTAATTAAAGTCTCTGTTAAACAAGCCATTCCTCGCGGAAAGGTTAAAAAAGGTGAAGTTTACAACGCCGTTATCGTAAGAACCCGTAAGGGTGTTCGTCGCGGTGATGGTTCATTGATTCGTTTCGACGGTAATGCCGTTGTGATGTTGAATGCCAAACTTGAGCCTATCGGTACCCGTATCTTTGGCCCCGTAACACGTGAGCTAAGATCAGGTAATTTCATGAAAATCATTTCGCTCGCGCCGGAAGTTTTGTAA
- the rpsQ gene encoding 30S ribosomal protein S17, producing the protein MSTENKVQKTKSGVVTSDKMDRTVTVMIERKIKHPLYKKYIKKSTKVHADDPENKCQEGDLVKIVECRPISKTKSWKVVEIVETAK; encoded by the coding sequence ATGAGTACAGAAAATAAAGTACAGAAAACAAAAAGTGGCGTGGTCACAAGTGACAAGATGGATCGTACTGTAACAGTGATGATTGAACGTAAAATCAAGCATCCTTTGTATAAAAAGTATATTAAGAAATCTACTAAAGTACATGCAGACGACCCTGAAAACAAATGTCAAGAAGGCGATTTGGTAAAAATCGTAGAGTGCAGACCCATTTCTAAGACCAAGTCTTGGAAAGTTGTGGAAATTGTAGAAACAGCTAAATAA
- the rpmC gene encoding 50S ribosomal protein L29, with amino-acid sequence MQAKELKTKNLAELQDELNKLLQQQFDLRMARGNGQLTKMHLLRDVRRSIARVRTVMNQVKG; translated from the coding sequence ATGCAAGCTAAAGAATTAAAAACTAAAAATTTGGCTGAGTTGCAAGACGAATTGAACAAATTGTTACAACAACAATTCGACTTAAGAATGGCCAGAGGCAACGGTCAATTGACCAAAATGCATTTATTGCGTGACGTTCGCAGATCAATCGCGCGCGTTAGAACCGTAATGAATCAAGTTAAAGGATAA
- the rplP gene encoding 50S ribosomal protein L16, whose protein sequence is MLQPKRTKFRKYQKGRNRGLSHGGNKVSFGDFGLKATTRGLLTARQIEAGRRAITRHVKRGGKLWIRVFPDKPITAKPIEVRMGKGKGNIDHWAAAIKPGRVIYEIQGVSEEMARDAFEKAGAKFPVQTTFIKRTVM, encoded by the coding sequence ATGTTACAGCCGAAGAGAACTAAATTCAGAAAATATCAAAAAGGCCGTAACCGCGGTTTATCACACGGTGGTAACAAAGTGAGTTTCGGTGATTTTGGATTGAAAGCCACTACACGTGGTTTGTTAACCGCACGTCAGATCGAAGCCGGTCGTCGTGCCATTACAAGACACGTGAAAAGGGGTGGTAAATTATGGATTCGTGTGTTTCCTGACAAACCAATCACAGCCAAGCCAATTGAGGTGAGGATGGGTAAAGGTAAAGGTAATATCGATCATTGGGCCGCTGCTATTAAGCCAGGTCGAGTGATTTATGAAATCCAAGGTGTATCAGAAGAAATGGCTCGTGACGCTTTTGAAAAAGCCGGTGCTAAATTTCCTGTACAAACAACATTCATTAAACGTACGGTGATGTAA
- the rpsC gene encoding 30S ribosomal protein S3 has translation MGQKVHPIGIRLGISKTHNSKWYAEKGQFADQLIKDIKVRTYLQDKLKHASVSKIEIERPAKNARVTIHTARPGIVIGKKGEDIEVLKNEVSKMMGLPTHISVNEIRKPELDALLVAQGIASQLERRIMFRRAMKRAVGNAMRLGALGIRVAVAGRLNGAEIARTEWYREGQVPLHTLRADIDYATYKAHTTYGVIGIKVWIYKGEVFDLEKYTQESEKKTNKKSRGKK, from the coding sequence ATGGGTCAAAAAGTACATCCAATAGGAATTAGACTGGGCATTTCGAAAACACACAATTCGAAATGGTATGCCGAGAAGGGTCAGTTCGCTGATCAATTGATTAAAGACATCAAAGTAAGAACATACTTGCAAGACAAGTTGAAGCATGCTTCGGTATCTAAAATTGAAATCGAGCGCCCTGCAAAGAACGCCAGAGTAACCATCCACACAGCCAGACCTGGTATCGTGATTGGTAAAAAAGGTGAAGACATTGAAGTGTTGAAAAACGAAGTGTCAAAAATGATGGGCTTACCAACGCACATCAGCGTAAACGAAATCAGAAAGCCAGAATTGGACGCCTTATTGGTTGCCCAAGGTATTGCTTCACAGTTGGAACGTCGTATCATGTTCCGTCGCGCCATGAAGCGCGCTGTAGGGAATGCCATGAGATTAGGTGCTCTGGGTATTCGTGTTGCAGTTGCTGGTCGTTTGAATGGCGCAGAAATCGCACGTACGGAATGGTATCGTGAAGGTCAAGTGCCTTTGCATACATTGCGTGCTGACATCGATTATGCGACATATAAAGCACACACAACATATGGCGTTATCGGAATCAAAGTATGGATTTATAAAGGTGAAGTTTTCGATTTAGAAAAATACACCCAAGAATCTGAAAAGAAAACGAACAAAAAATCTCGAGGTAAAAAATAA
- the rplV gene encoding 50S ribosomal protein L22, with protein sequence MEVVAKYRRANISAQKVRLVADQVRGMNVEQAEQLLTFSPKKAAHIVKKALMSAVANAEHNNGLDVDELYVSAIFVDEGPTLKRGRARAKGRGTQILKRTSHITVKVAEAS encoded by the coding sequence ATGGAAGTAGTAGCTAAATATAGAAGAGCCAATATTTCGGCTCAAAAAGTCCGATTGGTTGCAGACCAAGTTCGTGGCATGAACGTTGAACAAGCTGAACAGCTGTTAACTTTCAGCCCGAAAAAAGCCGCCCACATCGTTAAAAAAGCATTGATGAGCGCTGTTGCAAATGCAGAGCACAACAATGGTTTAGATGTTGATGAATTGTACGTAAGTGCTATCTTTGTTGACGAAGGTCCTACCCTGAAAAGAGGAAGAGCCAGAGCCAAAGGTAGAGGTACGCAAATCTTGAAAAGAACCAGCCACATCACTGTAAAAGTGGCTGAAGCATCGTAA
- the rpsS gene encoding 30S ribosomal protein S19, whose protein sequence is MPRSLKKGPFVDLHLIKKVEKAVEENSKKPIKTWSRRSMILPDMVGLTLAVHNGKQHIPVLVSEEMVGHKLGEFSPTRTFRSHIADKKAKGKR, encoded by the coding sequence ATGCCAAGATCGCTAAAGAAAGGGCCTTTTGTAGACCTCCACTTGATTAAAAAAGTAGAGAAGGCCGTAGAAGAAAACAGTAAGAAGCCAATTAAAACATGGTCAAGAAGGTCTATGATCTTACCTGACATGGTTGGATTGACTTTGGCTGTACACAACGGAAAACAGCACATACCAGTACTCGTTTCGGAAGAAATGGTTGGTCACAAGCTGGGTGAATTTTCACCAACTCGTACATTCAGGTCACACATTGCTGACAAGAAAGCTAAAGGTAAGAGATGA
- the rplB gene encoding 50S ribosomal protein L2, with amino-acid sequence MALSVLKPTSPGRRGTVRVKRTGLYKGRPEASLIEKKSKSGGRNNNGRITTRHRGGGHKQHYRIIDFKRNKDDIVGNVTRIEYDPNRSAYIALLTYTDGEKRYILAPKGLEPGMTVVSGTSVGIKVGNTLPLDNIPVGSVVHNVEMKPGKGGQMARSAGTSVRLVAKEGAYATLRLRSGEMRKVPAKCRATLGTVSNSEHNLEKIGKAGATRWRGIRPTVRGVAMNPVDHPHGGGEGRTSGGRHPVTPWGVPTKGHKTRKNKRTDKFIVRRRNKK; translated from the coding sequence ATGGCATTATCAGTATTAAAACCAACTTCTCCAGGTCGCCGCGGTACGGTTCGAGTTAAAAGAACTGGCTTGTACAAAGGCAGACCTGAAGCCAGCTTGATTGAGAAAAAGTCAAAATCTGGCGGTCGTAATAACAACGGCAGAATCACCACTCGTCACAGAGGTGGTGGACACAAACAACATTATAGAATCATTGATTTCAAGCGAAACAAAGACGACATCGTAGGTAATGTAACTCGAATCGAATATGATCCGAATCGCAGTGCATACATCGCTTTGTTAACTTACACAGATGGTGAAAAAAGATACATTCTTGCGCCCAAAGGTTTAGAGCCTGGGATGACAGTAGTATCTGGAACCTCTGTAGGAATCAAAGTGGGCAATACTTTACCTTTGGATAATATCCCTGTAGGTTCAGTTGTTCACAACGTAGAAATGAAACCTGGTAAAGGCGGCCAAATGGCTCGTTCAGCCGGTACCTCAGTTCGTTTGGTTGCAAAAGAAGGTGCATATGCCACTTTGCGTTTGCGTTCAGGCGAAATGAGAAAAGTCCCAGCTAAATGTCGTGCGACACTGGGCACTGTTTCTAACTCAGAGCATAACCTTGAGAAAATCGGTAAAGCCGGTGCCACTCGTTGGAGAGGTATTCGTCCAACCGTTCGAGGTGTTGCAATGAATCCAGTTGACCATCCACATGGTGGTGGTGAAGGAAGGACCTCTGGTGGTCGTCACCCTGTAACTCCTTGGGGTGTACCTACTAAAGGACATAAAACGCGTAAGAACAAGCGAACTGATAAGTTCATCGTTCGTCGCAGAAACAAGAAATAA
- the rplW gene encoding 50S ribosomal protein L23 — translation MSLNNLYTTILAPVISEKSNRVGELSNQYVFKVAKSANKEQIKTAVEKLFKVNVENVSVMNVKGKTKSFKMKAGKRPDWKKAYVRIQADQMIDFGTKAE, via the coding sequence ATGAGTTTAAACAATTTATACACAACTATTTTGGCACCTGTGATTTCTGAGAAATCAAACCGTGTTGGTGAGTTGTCTAACCAATATGTGTTTAAAGTGGCCAAATCGGCAAATAAAGAGCAGATCAAAACAGCCGTAGAAAAATTGTTCAAAGTGAACGTTGAAAACGTGTCTGTTATGAATGTGAAAGGTAAAACCAAAAGCTTCAAAATGAAGGCCGGTAAAAGACCAGACTGGAAAAAAGCGTATGTGCGCATCCAAGCTGATCAAATGATCGACTTCGGTACGAAAGCTGAGTAA